The following coding sequences lie in one Aspergillus luchuensis IFO 4308 DNA, chromosome 8, nearly complete sequence genomic window:
- a CDS encoding uncharacterized protein (COG:S;~EggNog:ENOG410PQWI;~InterPro:IPR039965;~TransMembrane:1 (i46-65o)) gives MSSIAAMASRRAFARQSFLRAPPRRLYSSKVEEAGLDKGPKRDPELYVLLGVMSGAFLLAGWYFGRKPTSVTSESNVRIGESAMPWEQTDESGKVYKYQYHPHGDKSQPLRNAPSALNTVIVPNVTLPVDLHERYNKYGKEEWDY, from the exons ATGTCTTCAATTGCTGCTATGGCCTCCCGCCGGGCCTTCGCCCGCCAGTCCTTCCTTCGCGCTCCCCCGCGCCGCCTCTACAGCTCCAAGGTTGAGGAGGCTGGCCTCGACAAGGGCCCCAAGCGTGACCCCGAGCTCTAC GTTCTGCTCGGTGTCATGTCCGGTGCTTTCCTGCTTGCCGGATG GTACTTCGGCAGAAAGCCCACCTCCGTCACCTCCGAGAGCAACGTCCGCATTGGCGAGAGTGCCATGCCCTGGGAGCAGACCGACGAGAGTGGCAAGGTCTACAAGTACCAATACCACCCCCACGGTGACAAGAGCCAGCCCCTGCGCAACGCCCCCAGCGCCCTGAACACCGTCATTGTTCCCAACGTTACCCTGCCCGTG GACCTCCACGAGCGCTACAACAAGTACGGAAAGGAGGAGTGGGACTACTAA
- the PRP21 gene encoding putative pre-mRNA splicing factor (BUSCO:EOG09264RIE;~COG:A;~EggNog:ENOG410PG4Z;~InterPro:IPR035967,IPR022030,IPR000061;~PFAM:PF01805,PF12230;~go_function: GO:0003723 - RNA binding [Evidence IEA];~go_process: GO:0006396 - RNA processing [Evidence IEA]) produces MKSTRKGTSQVAESPQFGLTHPIPRLSIFIGVRTMASASNGGTPLPEEVGKPPEGVVLPPKDIRAIVEKTAGYVARNGVVFEDRVREKERNNPKFSFLNPGDAYAPFYQWRLVEIKEGRGTAVAAGRPGEATPAAEPEKPKGPEEPPEFHFSARMPIINAQDLEVVKLTALFVAKRGKSFMTALSQRETRNFQFDFLRPQHSLYQFFTRLVDQYTILLRSEGIDAATTEKKRLADLEHNVQNKFHVLDRAKQRAEWVKYQEQQKQKKEEEEEQERIAYAQIDWHDFVVVETVLFTEADDQVDLPPPTSLNDLQSASLEQKAMMSLNPLRIEEAMPTEEETPTYYNAYPQQQPEPIIPAGPAYPPQGLPPQQPIVPPPMSTAAQEEEQYIRERMEAREQAAAAKAAAAAQPQQQQQPMRIRSDYVPRAQARRQNPTGATALCPNCHQQIPVGELEQHMRIELLDPRWKEQRAKAESRSATTNLFTVDVVNNLKRLASQRSDVFDSAAMPGSGAADPEEEARRKKMAVEGAVPGSGPVPPPVVGPAGAPPNPQSMNIEEQIRRIHERQAMTRK; encoded by the exons ATGAAGTCAACCCGAAAAGGAACATCGCAGGTCGCCGAATCGCCTCAGTTTGGACTCACTCATCCAATCCCGCGTCTCTCCATTTTCATCGGAGTGCGAACCATGGCATCTGCAAGTAACGGAGGTACTCCGCTGCCGGAAGAGGTGGGCAAGCCGCCTGAGGGCGTGGTCTTGCCACCCAAGGACATTCGAG CTATCGTTGAGAAAACGGCCGGCTATGTCGCTCGAAATGGTGTCGTCTTCGAAG ATCGCGTTCGTGAAAAGGAACGGAACAACCCCaaattctccttcctcaacccCGGTGACGCCTACGCTCCCTTCTACCAATGGCGTCTTGTCGAGATCAAGGAAGGACGAGGAACAGCAGTGGCCGCAGGCCGACCAGGCGAAGCAACCCCCGCAGCTGAACccgagaagcccaagggcCCCGAAGAACCGCCGGAGTTTCACTTTTCTGCACGGATGCCCATCATCAATGCGCAAGATCTGGAAGTCGTGAAGCTCACGGCCCTATTCGTCGCCAAGCGTGGAAAATCATTCATGACCGCGCTCTCTCAACGAGAAACCAGGAACTTCCAGTTCGACTTCCTGCGCCCGCAACATAGTCTCTACCAGTTCTTCACCCGACTCGTCGACCAAtacaccatcctcctccgctccgAAGGAATCGATGCCGCCACAACAGAGAAGAAGCGTCTCGCCGACCTCGAGCACAATGTTCAGAACAAATTCCACGTCCTCGACCGCGCCAAGCAACGCGCCGAATGGGTCAAATACCaagaacagcagaagcaaaagaaggaggaggaagaagagcaagagcgTATCGCATACGCCCAAATCGACTGGCATGATttcgtcgtcgtcgaaaCCGTCCTCTTCACCGAAGCAGACGACCAAGtcgacctccctcccccaacctcccTCAACGACCTCCAATCCGCCTCCCTCGAACAAAAAGCCATGATGTCTCTCAACCCTCTCCGTATCGAAGAAGCCATGCCCACCGAAGAGGAAACCCCCACCTACTACAACGCCtatccccaacaacaacccgagcccatcatccccgccgGCCCCGCCTACCCCCCTCAAGGCCTGCCccctcaacaacccatcGTCCCCCCACCCATGTCCACCGccgcccaagaagaagagcaataCATCCGGGAACGCATGGAAGCACGCGAACAAGCCGCCGCTGCCaaagccgccgccgccgctcaaccccaacaacaacaacaaccgatGCGCATCCGCTCCGACTACGTCCCGCGAGCCCAAGCGCGCCGCCAAAACCCCACAGGCGCCACAGCGCTCTGCCCCAACTGCCACCAACAGATCCCCGTCGGCGAACTGGAACAACACATGCGCATCGAGCTGCTCGATCCGCGCTGGAAGGAACAACGCGCCAAGGCCGAATCCCGCAGCGCAACCACCAACCTCTTCACCGTGGACGTGGTCAACAACCTCAAACGTCTGGCCAGTCAACGAAGCGACGTATTCGATTCCGCTGCCATGCCTGGTTCCGGGGCTGCCGAtccggaggaagaggcccGTCGCAAGAAGATGGCTGTCGAAGGTGCCGTGCCTGGTTCGGGTCCTGTGCCGCCGCCTGTTGTCGGACCTGCTGGCGCACCTCCGAATCCTCAGAGTATGAATATCGAAGAGCAGATCAGACGCATTCATGAACGGCAGGCTATGACGAGGAAATAG
- the pmt1 gene encoding protein mannosyltransferase 1 (CAZy:GT39;~COG:O;~EggNog:ENOG410PFPS;~InterPro:IPR036300,IPR027005,IPR016093,IPR003342, IPR027004,IPR032421;~PFAM:PF16192,PF02815,PF02366;~TransMembrane:11 (i106-124o144-166i173-190o196-216i228-245o251-271i291-311o614-635i656-673o685-702i714-734o);~go_component: GO:0016020 - membrane [Evidence IEA];~go_function: GO:0000030 - mannosyltransferase activity [Evidence IEA];~go_function: GO:0004169 - dolichyl-phosphate-mannose-protein mannosyltransferase activity [Evidence IEA];~go_process: GO:0006493 - protein O-linked glycosylation [Evidence IEA]) has translation MAAKSKDTLAVTPPPKSSSRSPSRSPGPKSRKKAVAASSSYASDGVTDNNIFHLPASDYRTLALVTIVAAVVRLFRIYQPSSVVFDEVHFGGFATKYIKGRFFMDVHPPLAKLLITLAGWLAGFDGEFDFKDIGKDYLEPGVPYVAMRMLPAILGVLTIPLMFLTLRASGCRTITAVLGAGVVIFENGLITQSRLILLDSPLVFFTALTALSFTCFTNQQELGPSHSFRGPWWFWLAATGLSLGATLSVKWVGLFTVAWVGSLTVLQLWVLLGDPKNVTPRLWFKHFFARVFCLIVIPLSFYCAMFGIHFLCLVNPGDGDGFMSSEFQATLNSKGMQDVPADVAFGSRVSIRHLNTQGGYLHSHNHMYPTGSKQQQITLYPHKDENNIFVLENQTQPLGPYGTVEGPLAWDNITAEYIEDGAVIRLDHLITRRRIHSHDERPPVTDVDWQFEVSAYGYDGFPGDANDLFRVEIVKSLSEGEEAKKRLRTIQTKFRLVHVMTNCVLFSHKVKLPEWGFDQQEVTCARGATLPNSIWYIESNSHPMLAEDGEKVNYRNPGFFGKFWELQKVMWITNAGLTESHAWDSRPPSWPTLLRGINFWGKDHRQVYLLGNPFIWWSSTAAIVIYIIFKGVSVLRWQRSCGDYHNVNFKRFDYEIGTSVLGWAFHYFPFYLMARQLFLHHYFPALYFAIIALCQEFDFLANRIKSLGLPSRPVIGKVLAGIFLAISIFTFTLYSPLVYGNPWTQDACNSVKLMDSWDFDCHTFYTSLDQYVTQIVDTHPAIPTTQASVPQAPPVVMEQPPQQQVPQQVPQQKQEVLQEEAQEPAVTPRARHTAKARVEYRDQHGNVLDEELVAQLKKEGKVQFESRHETKTRLENGRVVDMIDGQIAPPHPDVEGQNPETVGRQPPQAVEDGPASVAGQGSSQEQRGSPDPKPASEANEATKS, from the exons ATGGCGGCCAAATCCAAAGACACCTTGGCGGTtacgccgccgccgaaatCATCCTCACGCTCTCCCAGCCGCTCTCCCGGTCCCAAGAGCCGCAAGAAGGCCGTCGCGGCCTCCTCGAGCTATGCATCAGATGGCGTTACGGACAACAatatcttccatcttcccgcTTCCGACTATAGGACTCTGGCTCTGGTAACCATTGTTGCGGCAGTGGTCCGGTTGTTCAGGATCTACCAGCCTTCTAGCGTTGTCTTCGACGAAGTCCA CTTCGGAGGTTTTGCGACAAAGTACATTAAGGGCCGCTTCTTCATGGAtgttcatcctcctcttgcCAAGTTGCTCATCACacttgctggctggctggcggGCTTTGATGGCGAGTTCGATTTCAAGGACATTGGAAAGGATTACCTCGAACCGGGCGTACCATATGTTGCCATGCGCATGCTTCCGGCGATTTTGGGTGTTCTCACGATCCCATTGATGTTCCTGACATTGAGGGCATCGGGATGCCGCACTATCACCGCGGTGCTAGGTGCCGGTGTCGTCATCTTTG AGAACGGTCTCATTACTCAGTCTCGTCTAATTCTCTTGGATTCCCCATTGGTGTTCTTCACTGCGCTCACCGCATTGTCTTTCACGTGTTTTACCAACCAACAGGAATTGGGACCTTCTCATTCCTTCCGTGGACCCTGGTGGTTTTGGCTCGCGGCAACTGGCCTCTCTCTGGGCGCTACCCTCAGTGTCAAATGGGTTGGTCTCTTCACCGTTGCTTGGGTTGGGTCGCTTACCGTTCTCCAACTGTGGGTTCTGCTTGGTGATCCGAAGAATGTCACACCG CGCCTGTGGTTCAAGCACTTCTTTGCTCGTGTCTTCTGCCTGATTGTTATTCCCCTCAGCTTCTACTGCGCCATGTTTGGAATTCACTTCCTGTGCCTTGTTAACCctggcgatggagatggatTCATGTCGTCCGAGTTCCAAGCAACCCTAAACTCTAAGGGAATGCAGGACGTTCCCGCCGATGTTGCATTCGGATCCCGCGTCAGCATCCGTCACCTCAACACCCAAGGAGGCTATCTTCATTCTCACAACCACATGTACCCCACAGGAAGTAAGCAGCAACAGATCACGCTCTACCCCCACAAGGATGAGAacaacatcttcgtcctcgagAACCAGACTCAGCCTCTTGGCCCCTATGGAACAGTGGAGGGCCCCTTGGCCTGGGACAACATTACCGCGGAGTATATCGAAGATGGCGCTGTGATCAGGTTGGATCACCTTATTACTCGGAGACGTATTCACTCGCATGATGAACGGCCTCCTGTCACAGATGTGGACTGGCAATTCGAGGTGTCTGCATATGGCTACGATGGATTTCCCGGAGATGCAAACGATCTCTTCCGCGTTGAAATTGTGAAGTCCCTCTctgagggcgaggaggcgaagaagcgaCTGCGCACCATCCAGACCAAGTTCCGCCTGGTGCATGTTATGACCAATTGTGTCCTGTTTTCCCACAAAGTCAAGCTTCCCGAGTGGGGTTTCGACCAGCAAGAGGTGACCTGCGCCAGAGGAGCTACTTTGCCCAACAGCATCTGGTACATTGAATCGAACAGCCACCCTATGCTAGCAGAGGATGGTGAGAAGGTTAACTACAGGAACCCCGGTTTCTTCGGCAAGTTCTGGGAGCTGCAGAAGGTGATGTGGATTACCAATGCAGGCCTGACTGAATCGCACGCTTGGGACTCTCGCCCGCCTTCCTGGCCGACCCTCCTCCGTGGCATCAACTTCTGGGGCAAGGATCACCGCCAAGTCTACCTCCTGGGCAACCCCTTCATCTGGTGGTCTTCAACGGCGGCCATTGTTAtctacatcatcttcaagggAGTCTCTGTTCTTCGTTGGCAGCGGAGCTGTGGTGATTACCACAACGTGAACTTCAAGCGGTTCGACTACGAAATTGGTACTAGCGTACTTGGCTGGGCTTTCCACTACTTCCCCTTCTACCTCATGGCGCGCCAGCTTTTCTTGCACCATTATTTCCCTGCCCTCTACTTCGCTATCATTGCCCTCTGCCAGGAGTTCGACTTCCTTGCCAACCGCATCAAGAGCCTTGGGCTACCATCTCGCCCTGTTATCGGCAAAGTGTTGGCCGGTATCTTCCTTGCGATTAGCATCTTTACTTTCACACTGTACTCGCCTCTGGTCTACGGCAACCCATGGACCCAGGATGCTTGCAACAGTGTAAAGCTAATGGACAGCTGGGACTTTGACTGCCACACATTTTACACTAGC CTTGACCAATATGTGACCCAGATCGTGGACACGCACCCGGCTATCCCCACGACTCAAGCGTCCGTGCCACAAGCACCCCCTGTTGTGATGGAACagccaccacaacaacaggtCCCGCAGCAAGTTCCGCAACAGAAACAGGAAGTCTTGCAGGAGGAGGCACAGGAACCGGCTGTCACGCCCCGGGCTCGGCACACTGCCAAGGCCCGTGTGGAGTACCGTGATCAACACGGAAACGTGCTGGATGAGGAACTTGTTGCtcagttgaagaaggaaggtaAAGTCCAGTTCGAGAGCCGTCATGAGACGAAGACTCGCCTGGAGAACGGCCGTGTTGTCGACATGATCGACGGTCAAATTGCCCCGCCCCACCCCGATGTTGAAGGCCAAAATCCCGAAACTGTCGGAAGACAGCCCCCTCAGGCTGTAGAGGACGGCCCAGCTTCAGTAGCCGGGCAAGGAAGCTCCCAGGAGCAGCGCGGCTCGCCTGACCCCAAGCCGGCCAGCGAGGCCAACGAGGCGACCAAATCTTGA
- a CDS encoding putative histone-lysine N-methyltransferase (Ash1) (COG:K;~EggNog:ENOG410PHWP;~InterPro:IPR006560,IPR003616,IPR001214;~PFAM:PF17907,PF00856;~go_component: GO:0005634 - nucleus [Evidence IEA];~go_function: GO:0005515 - protein binding [Evidence IEA];~go_function: GO:0018024 - histone-lysine N-methyltransferase activity [Evidence IEA]): MEGRPGSPGASPATPATLSDLKKHTHEHLEGTMAFEYTEQLLTPENSRSETSSNNDNASTDEKPTLRRRSTRVTRASLRGAVQLSDHLDADNHGLPSPADESDRTVSGDVLASAVEAAEVKRTRSKSSSHLRHSIAVMETALWSETTLPQNKEDGDDHPMAPDTPVSKSSQEPQPNDIGMSLQQRTLRKRVEKVLTQEDNKDQEKVSAPAKPERRKSLRRSTRLSILDKASDLVGRASSVLGKRSRDKVEKSSGPDRRASLRPRNVAALKEEPPAPTPSAPAPKRRRVSESDLPSKTQSTEEPPQEQSAPAEPVPRLKRKLWLAHGLYTGQEHTDSPPVQSRNRSRRKSQTQSQTQSQRKLLPLPMFAGDRLLKNGRDFQLPFDVFSPLPPGQPKPDEWRKTNKNVFVGEAGSIWRANKHCELSKCMCTPETGCDEECQNRYMFYECDEGNCGVGEECGNRSFEELKQRTKAGGKYNIGVEVIKTADRGYGVRSNRTFEPNQIIVEYTGEIITQTECEKRMRTIYKHNECYYLMYFDQNMIIDATRGSIARFVNHSCEPNCRMEKWTVAGKPRMALFAGDRGIMTGEELTYDYNFDPYSQKNVQQCRCGSSNCRGILGPRPKEKAQRAKEQKVEKPKKSASRRTNGKTAGTKRKSGDALDVSSSRANKKQKLAVAKSIKSGVKKAVSRARATVTQTTASRTKQAKKEKGSPVKRTAAKATKTTRSPTKKTVTKKDEPKGKSNIKLPKVKATKVKARATVPKKSAQTAKGKTQNAAPSSSKLSRPSAATKAKILAAAKGTNPRRKSTKKDDTKTDHKTTAPKAQKKTQAPKQEPKSKGAIKRTGTAATKGSKK, from the exons ATGGAAGGTCGACCTGGTTCTCCCGGCGCGTCTCCCGCGACTCCCGCAACCCTTTCGGACCTCAAGAAACACACGCACGAGCACCTCGAGGGCACAATGGCCTTCGAATATACCGAACAACTCCTCACCCCCGAAAATAGTCGCTCCGAAACCTCCAGCAACAACGATAACGCGTCCACCGACGAGAAACCCACCCTCCGCCGACGATCTACACGTGTAACACGCGCTTCTTTACGAGGGGCAGTCCAGCTCAGTGACCATTTGGACGCGGATAATCATGGATTACCTTCTCCGGCGGATGAAAGTGATCGTACGGTCTCCGGTGATGTCCTGGCCAGTGCGGTCGAGGCTgcggaggtgaagaggacgaggtccaagtcctcctcccacctccgGCACAGCATAGCGGTCATGGAAACTGCCTTATGGAGCGAGACAACACTCCCGCAGAATAAGGAGGACGGTGACGACCACCCAATGGCGCCAGATACCCCCGTCTCCAAATCGTCTCAGGAACCGCAACCCAACGACATCGGCATGTCGCTACAACAACGGACGTTACGAAAGCGCGTGGAAAAGGTGTTGACCCAGGAAGACAACAAGGACCAAGAAAAGGTTTCTGCGCCTGCCAAACCTGAACGTCGCAAGTCACTACGTCGGTCAACCCGATTAAGTATACTCGACAAGGCTTCTGACCTGGTTGGTCGGGCTAGCAGCGTTTTGGGCAAACGCTCGCGTGATAAGGTAGAAAAGAGCAGTGGTCCGGATCGACGTGCCAGTCTACGGCCGCGAAACGTCGCCGCTCTCAAGGAAGAACCCCCCGCGCCTACGCCGAGTGCGCCAGCTCCTAAAAGGAGACGGGTCTCGGAAAGTGATCTCCCGTCCAAGACTCAGTCTACGGAGGAGCCGCCGCAGGAGCAATCCGCCCCAGCTGAACCAGTCCCGCGCTTGAAGCGGAAGCTTTGGCTGGCGCATGGTCTTTACACCGGACAAGAACATACCGACTCTCCGCCGGTTCAAAGCCGGAATAGGAGCAGGCGGAAGAGTCAAACTCAGTCTCAGACTCAGTCGCAACGGaagctgctgccattgccTATGTTTGCAGGCGACCGACTCTTGAAGAATGGACGCGATTTTCAACTGCCTTTCGACGTCTTCTCGCCGCTGCCTCCCGGTCAACCCAAACCTGATGAGTGGAGAAAGACCAACAAGA ACGTATTTGTGGGAGAGGCCGGCAGTATATGGCGGGCAAACAAGCACTGTGAGCTTTCCAAGTGCATGTGCACGCCAGAAACGGGCTGCGACGAGGAATGTCAGAACCGTTACATGTTCTACGAGTGTGATGAGGGTAATTGCGGGGTGGGTGAGGAGTGTGGCAACCGCAGTTTCGAGGAGCTTAAGCAAAGGACCAAGGCTGGAGGCAAGTACAACATCGGCGTGGAAGTCATCAAGACGGCCGATCGTGGGTACGGTGTTCGGAGTAACCGCACCTTTGAGCCCAACCAGATCATTGTGGAGTACACGGGTGAGATTATCACTCAGACGGAGTGTGAGAAACGAATGCGGACGATCTACAAGCATAACGAG TGCTACTATCTGATGTACTTTGATCAGAATATGATTATTGATGCCACTCGGGGCTCCATTGCCCGCTTTGTCAATCACTCTTGTGAGCCCAACTGTCGGATGGAGAAGTGGACTGTCGCTGGAAAACCGCGCATGGCTCTCTTTGCTGGCGATCGTGGCATCATGACGGGTGAGGAACTGACCTATGACTACAACTTTGA CCCGTATTCCCAGAAGAATGTCCAGCAATGCAGATGTGGCTCATCGAATTGCCGTGGCATTCTGGGCCCGAGGCCCAAGGAGAAGGCTCAACGTGCGAAAGagcagaaggtggagaaaCCGAAAAAATCAGCCAGCAGACGGACAAATGGTAAGACAGCCGGCACTAAGCGCAAGTCTGGCGATGCGCTCGACGTATCATCTTCGCGCGCcaacaagaaacaaaaaCTTGCGGTAGCCAAGTCAATCAAGTCTGGCGTCAAGAAGGCGGTTTCTCGAGCGCGTGCAACTGTCACCCAAACTACTGCTTCTCGAACAAAGCAggcaaagaaggagaaaggcaGCCCGGTCAAGCGAACGGCCGCGAAGGCCACGAAGACAACGAGATCGCCGACGAAGAAAACGGTAACGAAGAAAGATGAACCTAAAGGAAAGAGTAACATCAAACTCCCTAAGGTTAAAGCCACGAAGGTCAAGGCACGGGCCACAGTGCCCAAGAAGTCAGCACAGACCGCGAAAGGCAAGACTCAGAATGCCgctccatcatcgtcgaaaTTAAGCCGCCCATCTGCAGCCACCAAAGCGAAAATCCTCGCTGCGGCCAAAGGCACAAACCCACGGAGGAAATCAACGAAAAAGGATGATACGAAGACAGATCATAAGACCACCGCGCCTAAAGCTCAGAAGAAAACGCAAGCACCCAAACAGGAGCCCAAGTCCAAAGGTGCGATAAAGCGTACGGGGACTGCAGCCACGAAAGGCAGTAAAAAGTGA
- the erf2 gene encoding palmitoyltransferase ERF2 (BUSCO:EOG09264FYY;~COG:S;~EggNog:ENOG410PGMU;~InterPro:IPR001594;~PFAM:PF01529;~TransMembrane:4 (i322-341o353-375i468-493o513-535i);~go_function: GO:0016409 - palmitoyltransferase activity [Evidence IEA]): MSRNFPSTLNDMPLSSAISETSDTPASAPSQHVLGIPRPPSVGGISSRVTDMASDDGEQSQTYTGVSSHPPQSRASAPRRGPPPARSSITSTSQWTRPGSASSKQSRSHIPSLAAQGFFRPMSSQRLQAHRGRPMTKGTMTDTSEDWNDHTSQNRQSFISNSTIPQGSIPPTEQEAPPSRGTEFTDPIIPDRNTSNASPIGNTTGRSQGESAKLLYDRERAYKIQQPHLNLGGNYHGSNEPVSPHRSTLSFLSLQNRNQGHESSRDVRAHERLSSAGSAPGSIDKTPQAGASKSRLGRNYEYFVGNTIFFGRGRLQNSRDKPVNIATAIFVLVPTALFFAYSGPWLWHNISPALPILFAYLFYLCFSSFIHASVVDPGIIPRNLHQLPPPDPADDPLAIGPPTNDWVMVKLATSDVAAMDVPVKYCKTCCIWRPPRCYHCRVCDNCVETLDHHCVWLNNCVGRRNYRYFFTFVASSTLLALFLLGASLAHILVYKSREHVSFGTAIDKWRVPWAMVIYGAVAAPYPASLWAYHLFLVGRGETTREYLNSHKFAKADRHRPFTQGNVFRNWLSVFLRPRPPTYMQFKQPYQEGDQRLSTMKRKYLPRNVEPQNDIEMQQVPPPSQPQE; the protein is encoded by the exons ATGAGTAGAAATTTTCCATCCACACTCAACGACATGCCTCTATCTTCCGCGATTTCGGAGACCAGCGACACGCCTGCCTCGGCGCCCTCGCAACATGTTCTCGGTATTCCGCGACCCCCTTCCGTGGGAGGAATTTCGTCCCGGGTGACGGACATGGCGtcagatgatggagaacagTCCCAGACATATACCGGAGTTTCGTCGCATCCACCGCAGTCCCGAGCGTCGGCTCCTCGACGAGGACCCCCGCCTGCCAGAAGCTCTATTACATCGACCAGTCAATGGACAAGGCCAGGGAGTGCTAGCAGCAAGCAGAGCCGGTCACACATTCCTTCGCTCGCTGCTCAAGGCTTCTTTCGGCCTATGTCTTCTCAGCGACTCCAGGCTCATCGGGGTCGGCCTATGACAAAGGGGACCATGACCGACACATCGGAGGATTGGAACGATCATACGAGTCAGAACAGGCAGAGCTTTATCTCGAATAGCACGATACCGCAAGGGTCTATCCCTCCGACAGAGCAAGAAGCTCCTCCTTCGAGAGGCACAGAGTTCACGGACCCTATCATCCCTGACCGCAACACCTCGAATGCTAGTCCTATCGGTAACACCACGGGAAGGAGTCAGGGCGAGAGCGCCAAACTTCTCTACGACAGGGAGAGGGCTTATAAGATCCAACAACCTCATCTCAACCTCGGGGGAAATTATCATGGCTCAAATGAGCCTGTCAGCCCCCACCGGTCGACGCTTTCATTCCTCTCTCTGCAGAACAGAAATCAGGGACATGAAAGTAGCCGTGACGTACGGGCACATGAGAGGCTTTCGTCTGCCGGCTCTGCCCCTGGATCTATCGACAAAACCCCTCAGGCCGGTGCAAGCAAAAGCCGCCTGGGCAGAAACTACGAATATTTTGTCGGCAATACCATTTTCTTCGGCCGGGGAAGGCTCCAAAACTCCAGGGATAAGCCCGTAAATATCGCTACGGCAATCTTTGTGCTTGTGCCTACGGCTCTATTCTTCGCATATTC GGGTCCTTGGCTCTGGCACAACATCTCGCCCGCCCTTCCCATTTTGTTCGCGTATCTTTTCTACTTGTGCTTCTCGTCATTCATACATGCTTCCGTCGTCGATCCTGGG ATCATTCCTCGCAACCTTCATCAGCTGCCACCCCCGGATCCCGCAGATGATCCATTGGCAATTGGCCCTCCAACCAACGactgggtgatggtgaagctgGCGACATCCGACGTTGCAGCCATGGACGTGCCTGTGAAGTACTGCAAGACCTGTTGTATATGGCGTCCGCCTCGCTGCTATCATTGCCGTGTATGCGACAACTGTGTTGAGACTCTTGACCATCACTGTGTGTGGCTCAACAACTGCGTTGGTCGCCGTAACTACCGGTACTTCTTCACATTTGTggcatcctccaccctccttgcTCTGTTCTTGCTTGGTGCCAGTCTCGCGCACATTTTGGTGTATAAATCACGAGAGCATGTCAGCTTCGGCACAGCCATCGATAAATGGAGAGTTCCCTGGGCCATGGTGATCTACGGTGCGGTTGCCGCACCATACCCGGCCTCGTTATGGGCCTACCATCTCTTCCTGGTCGGTCGGGGCGAGACCACCCGAGAATATTTGAACTCGCACAAGTTTGCGAAAGCCGACCGCCATCGGCCCTTCACTCAAGGCAATGTCTTCCGGAACTGGTTGTCCGTTTTCCTACGGCCACGGCCCCCAACGTATATGCAGTTCAAGCAGCCTTATCAGGAAGGGGACCAGCGCCTGAGCACGATGAAGCGCAAGTATCTCCCTCGAAATGTCGAGCCTCAAAATGACATTGAGATGCAACAAgtgcctcctccctctcaacCCCAAGAgtga